TCAGAAGCTCCTCTGAATAATACACCATGAGGCAAGACAATTGCCATCGTTCCTTTACTACTTAAGTGATAGAGTCCATGTAGTACAAAAGCATAATCCGCCTTTGAACCTGGTGCAACTCCAAACTCTTTAAATCGAGCATCTTTTTCTCTATCTGTACCTTTTATATCCCACTGCTGAGAATAAGGTGGATTTGCGACAACTGCATCAAATGTAAGCGGAAGCTGAATCCCATTATTTTTATCAAATGGCCAATCTTCTGAAAGGGTGTCAGCCCTTCTGAGTTTCATATTCATATATTGAACACCATGCATCATTAAGTTCATCCGTGCTAAGTTATAAGTTGTGGTGTTGATTTCTTGCCCGTAAAACTCCACGCTTCCAACTCGTTCACCATAAGGAAGTTCTTTTTGAACTGTTAGCAGTAATGAGCCAGAACCCATAGTAGGGTCATAAACGCGAAATTGTCCGTGATCCTCTGTAGCATTCAAGGTAACTAGTTTTGCTAAAACTTGACTTACTTCATGAGGTGTATAAAACTCCCCACCTTTTTTCCCTGCATTAGCAGCGAATTGTCCAATTAAGTATTCGTAAACATCACCTAGAATGTCTTTGCCTGAACTATCCTTAAAATTAAACTCATTAATCATAAGAACGATATCATTTAATGCCTTTGCTCGCTCATTCGTGCTAGTCCCAAGACGAGAATCGCCCAGATTCACATCAGAAAAAACATTAGCAAAATCAATTTCAGCAATTTCATTTCGCTTTGCATTCTTACTGAATGATTCAAACATATCTTGGAAATCACTTGCTTTGATTTTGTGGTTATCAATTCTAGACACAATTTGCTCCCAAATGTATTGAGGTTCAATGACATATCCGATTCCTTTACTAACCTCTACAAGATAATCCTCTAATTCTTCAACATCTGTTACACTATAATAATCTTCAAGAGCATTCTGTTTCAGATAATTATCCTGATTTTCAGACAAGTATCGATAAAACATAAAAGGCAAGATATAATTCTTATATTCACTTGCATCCATGGTACCTCTTAGTTTATTTGCCATAGACCATAATTTAGCTGTTACCGAAGTAGTATTATTACTCATTTTCAATTTTCTCCTTTATATTTATACAAACATTAATTTAAGTAATGTTTTTTTCACTATTTGAAGTTGTTCTAACTCACGCTGATGAAGGGTGATAAGGTCATCGAGTTGTTTGAAAAAGCTTCCGATTTGTTGTTGCTCGGCAAAACTAGTAGTAGAGATATTAAACACTTCAACATCTTTTTTAGAAACTGATGGGATGTTTGCTGATTGTTGGTAATCTGTGAACAAGTGCTGTTTATGTTTAGTAAATTGATATAGGTAATCTAAATCAATCTCACATTTCTTCATAATTTCAACAGAATAACAACTATTTCCAGCCCAATATCTTTTTCTAACAAGATTTACATAACCTGCGTTAGCTCCACGAGCGCTAATGACTATTTTATCTGATTCATTGTTGTAATCTTCGTAGAATCCAGTGTATGATATACCACCGTTATATACCGGATATGGACTATCTGGGTTTTGCTTACTCTTAATCACAAACTCACCAATTGATACTTCAGCCAAATCACTTAGCTTACACTGTTCCCAATCATCAGTAAATCCATCAAATCGAACTTCAGGTTGCTTCATTCCTTCTTTTGGGAACATTTTCGAAAGCATAGTTTTCTTAAAATTAGAAACTGCTGATAACTCACGCTGATGAAGGGTGATGAGGTAATCGAGAGAGTGAAAGAATTTTCCGATTTGGGTTTGTTCTATTATGCCAGGATACATTAACTGAATTTCCTTTAAATCTGAGTTGTGCAAATGTACAACTGATTTCCCTTGTGCGCGCCTCATCATTTCTTTTTTTTGACTACCATTAGAAATACTTAATGCTAAGAAAATAGGATTTAATATTGAATTTGGTCTAATTACATTTAGATCACCACCTAAAGTAATCCCCTTCTTTAGTACGTATGAAGCTCTTGCTATATCTTCCGCTGACTCTCCTGAAGCTGGAACAATTACCTCGTTTCCTAAACTTAATGTTGAGTTATTATTATCTGCAATGAAAGTATCTACTGTATCAATGACAGTTTCATACTTCGTGTACAAACGCCCATAAAGAATAATAGGAAATCCTTCATCAACTAGGTCTGCCTTTGAGTAACCATTCCCTTTAGTAAATGATGCTAATTCTTCCAACTTACCCTGTTCCCAATCATCAGTAAATCCTTTAAATCTTACTTTTGGAATTTTATTATTACTTTCAAAACTTTCCATGATATCACCATACCTTTCAAATTAAAATAATTAACCAGTTAATAAGGAATTGAAATATTTGCTCATTATTTCGATTCAATTCCAAATGCTATACAGAATATAAATATATAACTCATTGACTAGATAAACTAAGTTAATTAATCGTCTATACATTTTAATTATACCATCTACACAGTTTGATTTGAGCGTATAATTTACTTAATATACAATATGTAACATAAGTTACTCGTTCTTCTTGATTTCATCTGCCATTTCATAAAATGCTTTTCGTAGTTCAATGCGATATTTTACCCATGATAATGATGCAACGTCTGCTTCTGCAATTGATGAATAGACATCTTTTGCATCATTCATGATTGCTGTAAGTTCTCCTTGTTTATTCATATCTTCTTGCCCAAATCTGTGTTTTTTTATTAAGTTGTCAAGCTCTTTAGGTTTGACACTATTATCCAATCCCCATTGTCGGATAAAATTCGTGATTAGAAGGATATTTCCATCTCGATACATGCGATCGATTTCTTTTTCCATTTTATCTACGCTTCTGGGAGCTGGATACTTATCAAACACAAATTCTTTTGAGAATATCTTTGATACGAATTGCTTGAACTTTGATTTGACACTGTCATTATCTGATTTAGCAATTTCGATAAGTATTTCTTTTTGTGTTTCTGCTGCTTGTGACATATCGTTTGCATTTACTTCATCTGCCATCTTAGCGATTAGCTCTATTAAATAATCATAATTGATTGTGACGTCATGAATATGTACCATTGATAGATTTATTTGTGAAATATCAATATCCTCACGTTTTGACCTTCTTTCGACAAGCTCATTAGCCAATACTGTTGTGAGTATAACTTCTTGATCCTCTGTAATTCCGATTCTATTGTAGAATTCTTCAGGATTGTCGTATGCAGATACTGGTACTTTATTGTCATCTTCGGAGTACTGCTTAAGTTGACTTAATAAGCGATTATAATCATTGAGTGCGTCAAATACTTCATCTTGTGCTCTTTCACTTGGAGGAAGCTTATTAAAATCATTCGTAAGTTCAGCAAGTTTATTCACCACTGCCTTAAGTTCAGACTGTACTTCACTAAAAGGCCTAGAAATAATATTGTCTTCTGTATTCTTTGATTTTAGTTCACTCAGTGATTGTTGTTCGTCAGCTGAGGCTCTATTTGAATATACTGCAAATGCTTTATTCATTTCGTATTCGTTTTGTACTGGCCATCGATAATTCACAACATTACCCCATGGTTTGTCAATTGAATTATGAACTCGATTTGTTCGTGAGTATGCCTGTATCAAATTTCTCCCTTTAAGAGTTCGGTCAATGTATAGTGTATTGAGTTCAGGAGCGTCAAAGCCTGTCAACAATTGATCAATTACAATTGCGAGGTCTAGATACTTACCGTCATCAGATGTCTTATTGAGACGTCTGGATAAGTCCTCTGTGTAGGCTTTGACACTTGTCATATCAAATACGGTTCCAAAAGTATTATTATAATAGTTTATTGCTCGATGTAAGTTAGTGTTTGTCTTGAGTTGATGAACACTGTTTGATGTATCCACTGAGAAACTTATACCTATCTTCAATCGTTCGCTCTCAGGACGTATTTTGTTCTCTTCCACGATTCGATCAAAATATTCCATTGCACGGGGAGTACTTGGACGATTACCACCCACGTGAACCGTTAATAATGCATTGTACTTCCGATCATTAGAGCGCTTTCTCCAATTGTCAAAGATATCTTTGACCACCAAGTCTACATGGTCAGGACTAATATCATAAACGCTTCCTTTTATCGTGTCATCAATGTCATCAGCAGATGGATTGAGCGGGGCTTCAATTGTTTCTTTGAATTCAACATTGAAACCAAGAACGTTTCGATCTGCAATGGCTTCTTTAATTGTATATGCGTGAAGAAGATCACCAAATATTTCTCTTGTTTCCGGGAAACGTGGCGTCCCTGTATATCCTACCCATGCAGCATTAGGTATTTTACTTCGAATATTCTTTAGCATTCCTTCATTATCTGATCCATCACCTGTTGATCGATGTGCCTCATCAACAATAAACAGAATGCGTTTGTTTAGTGGCTTAAAGTGTTCCCGCATGACGTAGCGTGACATTTTTTGAATACTTGTTACAATGATGTTCTTGTCGCTCTTTTTTGTGAGTTTATTGTGGAGGTCTGATACATTGGCTGTATCCGCTACCACACCACTTTTACCTTCAAATCCTGCGATTGGATCATATGCTTGATATGCGTCTACTGTTTGGTTTGTAAGTGCAATCCGGTCAACAAGGAATACAACCTTATCAACATTTGGCATTTTGCTTGCAAGCCATGCAGTTTTAAAACTTGTTATAGTTTTACCGCTTCCTGTCGTATGCCATATATACCCCAATTGTCCTTCATCGTAGCTAAAGTTAAATCCTTTCACTTTCTCAATAACTTGTCTCGTTGCATAAACTTGATAGGGGCGCATCACTTTAATCCCCTCTTTATTTTTGGTTCCGTCTAGCACCATATAGCGTGTAGCAAGATCATGTGCCATCGGAATGGACAATACGTTATCTGAGAATTCCCTCCATGAACGGACTGGCTTAGCGTCTTCTTCTGTTTGCCAATTAAACGCAAACGCACGATTAAATCCATCAAGTGTTGTATTTGCCATGTATCTGATATCGTGTGGAGTCATCGCAACCAAAATCTGGACCGTCGAGAAGATATCACTAAATTGTCTTTCAGCAATATATTGTTTCATTTGATTTAGGGATTCTGTAGCCGAATGAAGCGCTTTCTTGAGTTCAATTTGAATTATTGGCAAACCATTTATCAGCATAGTAACATCAAAACGTCGATTCATTTTTCCATCCACAATTCGTTTTCTTTCGATTTGGTTTACTACCTGATATACTGTTGAGCCTCCGCCCACTTGAGCTTGATCAAAAACAGTTAAAAATACATGTCTTCCATCGTCTAGATCAACTTCTATTTCTGAAACACCGTTCACTCCATATAAGAATTGTCCCGCTTTATACGGAGTATCAATAGCGTTAATTATTTTTTTGACTTGATTGAATTCTGATTCAGATAAGGAACCATTGATTCGACCTTGATTGTTTTGTTCGAGAATGTGTTTAAAGTTAAGCCATAGATGCTCAGTTGATTTGATAGAAGGCATATATTCCCATTGCTTTACACCGCCAATTTGAGTTAAATACTCAATGACTTCATTTTCAAATTGAACCTCTGATTGATTCTTAATCCCTTTGTTAATCATTTAGATTGTCCTCCATTATTGTTAACGTTAATTGTTCAATTAGCGTTGTATACTTTCTTAAATGTTTTTGAATATTAAGCATTTCCAAGTAGCTTTCACCAATTCGCCTTTGCTTATCAAAAGGTGGGTAAGGAATAATCATCCTGCTAATTGAGGTAAGGGTTAGCCTTAATACTGAACCACTACCCTGTGATTCCCGCTCTTTTTGTCGTTGGAACCCTTTGAAAGCATTAAATATATATATAAAATATCCTTTATCAAGCAAAGTATCGTCGAATTCCACTTTTATAAAGTTGAGTGATAATACCTTTCCAGCATTGTTTGATGAGACGACTGTGGCAAGTTGCATAGAGTTGCTAATTAATATATCACCTTCATTAACAAATATTGCGGGGTCATAGATCTGTTCATTATTATTAAATAATGACTTGGTCATATTTTCAAAGTCTGATTCAAAAGAGCTTTGATCGTAAAACTCATCGCATTCATTCAAACCATATTTTTCACGCCTTGACTGATTGATTCCTGGTGTTAATTTAACATATTCATCCACCCTTCTATTTTCTATCATCTTCGTCCTCCTTCTATGCGAAACGATTATTTGTTATACTTCGATATTACAATAATATCGTCCCGAAGTTATTTTGTCAACACTTTTTGTAATAATCGCATATTTAATAATATCGTTATTTGCCGTCATTAATCCTATAAGATCTTGTTCTCAGAAAACGCAAGTACTAAAATTAAGTATTTAGCCATATATGACGCATTTTTGTTTCGATTTTAATACAATTTAGTTGGCCTCTAAATGTGAATAGGTACATCTATTTCTCCATAAGGCGCTCTTTTCTGTAGAAGTATGCATGAGTTCTCATATACCATTAAGAATGCACAATATCCCTGTAGATATGTAATTGAAATTTGGATGATCTACACTTTAGTAGAAAGTAAATAAAAGTGATATCTTAAAAAATGAACTAGAAACTGAACCAAGGAGTGCTTATTGAAAAAGAATTGTTGGATTAAACATATCTAGCCAAACATCACAAAAGATTGCACAAACTCTATCTATAAAATCAAACAGAAAAAGATATATAGAAGAATTGCAAGATTAAAGAAGAATGTTTCAATCTAAGTGTAGATATTGAAATTTTCACGGCGGTAAATATTGAACTTTAGATTTTGACTATCGTTATAAGTTAAACTAACATCAACTAGATATTGAGAATGTTGCAAAATACTCTCTACCATCTTTCGGATACAATTTAAAAAATTCAATCCATAGATTATCAATTAAAACAGTGATATTTAACGAATTTTCATGATTCTTGTCATTAAATATTTCACAATTTAATTATTTTCTTGTCCTTATTTTCTTAAATAACTTAAGTTATACTAAACATATAAGGGGGAATTCATATGGCTTTAAACGACATATTCTCAATGCAACCCTATCTTGTGACATCGATGCATTACTTTTACCTATCTAAGTCTTGTTGGAACCATAATCAAGAGAATATGAAGGTATATTATGAAGAGTTTTCAAACCATGAACAGGATGTGATTATTGATATCCTTCCGGATGGTTTCTCTACGATTTGCTTTGAGATTGGACCACATAGATGTACCGCTATATATTTTGGAAAAACACCCAAACAAAAAACAGTGTATTACCAGAAAGGTTACACATACTTCACGGTTAAAATACCGCCAAATTATATATTACCCGATACAATAGATCCTATTAAAACATATCAAAATAAAGTGACCCGACTCACCAAATTCACGCATGCATTTGATGAATTTAACTATGATAATCTGTACGCATTAAGTTTCCAAGATAAAATTACGTATTTTCAAACATATACGGCCTCACATCTGGATTTGATGGTGGATCCTCTTATTGATTATGTTGTGACACGATCCATTGAAAATCAAGAAACTGTATTTATCGATACCATCGCTCAAGAACTTGAAATAAGTAGCCGATATATTCGAAAAGTATTTAGTGAGAAGGTTGGTATCAGTCCAAAACGAACCATTCAATCCATTCGCTTTCAAAATGTCTTATCAGGACTTATCGACGATAAAAAAGGGATCACCGAGACATCACTTGATGCTGCATTCTTCGATCATCCCCATTTAAATAAATTCTTTAAGGAACATGCAAACCGTTCCCCTTCAGATGTTCAGTTGTTTCTATCCCAAAAGCGCACACAACGGCATAACAAGAACGAGTCCAGGTAACATATTTGATACTGAAAACGATCGAATCTGTAACAAGTTAAACCCTGTTGCGATTAAAATTATGCCTCCCAATGCCTCAAAATCTTGAATGAGTAAGGGCGTGGTTAGTGGCAAGATAAAGCGTCCAATTGTAAACATCAATAACAAGACAATCAGTTGTGGTATCGCAATAAATGCGACCATGATTCCCAAACTTGCGCCAAAGATTGCGGCCGTGACTCCGTCTAATATTGACTTTAGAACCAACATTGAAGGATCACCACTCATACTCTCACTCATCGCGCCAATAATGCCAAAGGCACTTGCGCAAAATAAGACAATTACGGTGATTAATTCATTCATCGTATCATCTGTGTCACTTGAGTTTGCTTTTGATATGCGTGCAAGTGGTTTTTTTGCTTTTGTAGCGATGTTTTTAATGATTCGCTCGATTTGAAGCATTTCACCGATAATAACACCGATGAGTAACGCTAAAACGACACCGGTCTTATTATGCATGCCAATAACCATCTTAATTCCTAAACTAAATGCCACAAGTCCAAAGGTTAACGGGAGTTTTCGTTTTAAGATATCAGGAATGAATCTTCCTAAACTTGCACCAACCAATCCACCAATAAAGGTTGCGGTTGCGTTAATAAGTGGTCCTACTGGCATCTTTATCCCCTTTCATATTATATATATTCATGTGCTTTTTCGCCTTTTAATATACGATTAACCCCTTGGTATAATGCTTCCATTTCCATTTCTCCAGGGTAAACTGTAACCTCTGCAAGAAATTCAACGCGTTTTGTGATAAGTGATACCATTTGTTTTGAATAAGCAACACCGCCAGTCAAAACAATTCTGTCCACTTGTCCATAATTCACAACAGCAAGTTGTCCAATTCCTTTCGCTATTTGATAAGCCATGGCTTCAAAAATCAGACGAGCTTCTTTGTCTTGTTCATCAATACGACGTTGAACTTCACGCAGGTCATTCGTCTTCAAATATGAATACAGTCCACCCTGTTGGCGATAAAGACGCATCATCGTTTCATACGAATGATTTTGACACCATTGAATCACTTTCTTTACAGGAAGTGCTCCGGTTCGCTCTGTTGAGAATGGTCCCTCATCATCTGATAGCAAATCAACTAAGCGTCCATTTACAAAGATAGCGGTAGTGTTACCACCCCCAAGATGTGCCACAATATAGGTAGAATTGTTGAAGTCTTGGTTTAAATCCTGTGCGACACGTTTCGCTATCGCTCGGGTATTAAGCATGTGTCCTAAACTTTCACGTTCAATACCACAAAGTCCTGATATACGGCTGATGGGTTCTAATTCATCAACTGTTACTGGATCATAGATATAGGCCTTTGCATGGTGTGTTTCTTTTTGAAGAAGCCACGCCATGGGTGCACCAAGGTTTGCAGCGTGATGATTGCGAGGACGATTTTTTAAATCGTCCAACATCGTTTCATTGATTTCATATCCTCCTGATTTAAGAGGTTTTAATAGCCCACCCCGTGCTGCAATTCCATCCACACCCTTAAGGTCAATCGCCCACGATTCAAGGGTGTGTTTTATGTCTTGAAATCGCATATCCAATTGTTGCGCGATTGTTTCAAATTGACATACTTCATCATTAGTATATTGAATGGTCGTTGTGTGAAGCGGTTTATCGTTTTGCCAATACGCTAATTTTGTCGAGGTTGCCCCTGGATTAATGACGATTATGTTCATAGCACATCCTCACAAATTGCAAGTGCAAGCATTAAGGAATACAGTTTTTCTTGGGATGATGATCCACGTGATGTCATGACAATCGGAACATTTGCACCCCATACAATTCCTGCCATGGATCCTTGTGCAAGTGTAGTGATACTTTTCCCTAAGACATTCATCATATCGATGTCTGAGCCAATGAGAATATCGGCATTACCCGCAACTGGATGCTCATAATGTTTTTTCTTTGCACTGTCTAAACTCAGCGCAATATCTAGGGAAATTGGTCCAGCTGCATTACAGGCAAAGGTATAGTCTGTCATCAGGAATTCTTGAAGTTGACGTGCTTCAATTGAGTCCTTATGCTTTTGATTAACATGCTCTGCGGCACTTAATATCGCGATGTTTGGTTTTTCAATTCCAAGACGATGGGCGACTTCAAGTACATTCAGGGCAATTTCTTGTTTCATTTTAAAATCAGGGTGTACGACCATCCCCCCATCAGTTGTCAGTAATACCTTATGATAGGTGGGGATTTCATTGAGGGCAATATGGGTCAATAATCGATCCCCGACAATGCCCTGTTCTTTATCGATGATTGCTTTAAGGAAATCACGGGTTTGAAGATAGCCTTTCATCAACACATCACATTGTCCATTTTTTATGGATGCAACTGCTTTTTGTGCACTATCACAATCATCACTTGAAGGCACGATGTCATAGGCTTCTTGTATATCATATTGCTTTGTGAGAATATCTTTAATCTGTGCTTCATTGCCAAAGAATACTGGATGTATGTATGGCTTAAGTGCTGGATTTAAGACTGCGCTGATGCTTTGTTCATCCGCGCACACAACTGCAACATTGCGCTTCTTGGCATTTTCCAACCGTGTTTCCAACTGTTTTAATGTTGTAAGCATGATTTTTATATGCTTCCTTTCTAAATTACTCAATCGGCGTTGAAACGCGTGTTATATTGAGTAAGTGTTTATATGTTAAGTTCTCAGAAATAATGTTATTGCCCCATGTCCCACATCCCAACGATACAGTTGGGTTCAGACCATTTGCAGGACTTCCACCTGCATCAATGGTTGGTTGATTAACCACCACACGACATACAGGAAGTTTTAATCCCACTTCAACTGCGTGATCAGGGTTGTGTGTGAGAATCCCTACTGAGTGTCCTTTTCCTTCAACACATAGATTTGCTTTAGCGATTTCAATCGCTTCATCAAAGGTTTCATAAGGCACTGCAAGTAATACCGGGAACATCTTTTCTTTCGCAAGTAATTCATTGGCACCATAGGCATTGGATTTCAAAACAATAATTTCTGTTTGATTCGAAATAGGTTCACCTGCTTGATTGGAAATAATATCTGAATTCACGCCAATCAGGGATGGATTTGTTTTTCCTTGTGGGAAAAGCAGTTGACGATAGGTTTCAACGGTCTTGTCATCTTCAACCACATGTGCATGATGTTTTGTAAAGGCTTCAAACAAAGCTGTTTCTTTAGCCTTGGGGTAAATGATTGCCTGTGTACATGCACACACAATACCATTATCAAAGCCACGCCCAATCACTGCCAGATTCGCAGCGTCATCACAGTCAAAGTCATCATCCATTATAAGTTGTACATTACCCGGTCCAACACCATAAGCCGGTGTGCTGCTGGAATATGCTGCAAGAACCATGCCAGGTCCACCGGTTGCGATGACTAAGTCGACCGTTTTCATGAGCTTTTGTGAGTTTTCAACAGATGGTGTGTCAATGATTTGAACCAAGTCTTGGGGTGCATTAACCCCTTTTAATGCTTGTCTTAATAAATTAATCGTCTTGGTACTTGTTTTTAAAGAGCGCGGATGTGGTGAAACAATGATTGCATTACGACCCTTCAGTGCCATCAGACTGTTTCCCATTGGGGTGATTACTGGATTGGTGGTTGGTGTTACCGATCCAATGACTCCGACGGGTTGTGCAATCTCAACTAATCCTTGTTCTTTTAGTTCTCGAATAACACCCACTGATTTTTTGCCTTTAAGGTGAGCATAAATGTTTGTAGCCATGTTGAAATTCTTTCCAATTTTATGATCAACACGTCCCAGCCCTGTTTCTTCTACTGCCATAATTGCTAACGATTCTTTATGTTCAATAATAATATCAGACATTGCTTTTAACATTTCATCAACTTGTTCTTGTGTGTAATTTTCAATTTTTTGCATCGCGCGACGTGCTTTCATAACGAGGTCATCAATAAACATATTGTGTGTTCTCCTTTCACTTATGGTTTATTATGGTTGATACGTTTTATCCATTACCACTACAGATTTCACAACACGACCCTCAACAGAGTCTTTTTCTGCTTGTGATATGTCTTCAAAGTCATAAAACTTTATGAATTGATCAAATGGGAATTTCCCTTGTTTGTAGAAATCAATTAAGTTATTGAGGTGGAACTTTGGAATAGTATCGCCAATTAGGCATCCCACAAGTTTCTTATTGCCAAATACAAGATCAAAGAATGTATTCATTTCAAAGGTGTTTTTTGTAACTGCAAGGGGTGCAAAGGTTCCACTTGCTTTCAGTACATTAACCGCTACTTTCATGATTGGAAGATACCCTGTTGTATCAACGGTATAGTTCACACCACTTCCATTTGTGTGTTCACGAATTAAGCCTTCGACATCCACATTTGGATCTTTACTGTTTATCGTGCAGGTTGCACCTAATTCTTTCGCTTTGAGTAGACGTTCATCGTTTATGTCCACAGCAATAATCTTTGAACACCCTGCAATCTTTGCGGCCATAAGTGACGCAAATCCTACTGCTCCAGTTCCAAAGACGGCAATTGACTCGCCTGCTTTCGGTTTTAACACACTTAACACAGCACCACTTCCAGTACCCAACCCACAACCAAGGGGTCCCAATAGCCGAAGGTCAATATCTTTATCGACTTTCACAATGTTTGATTCATCGACTAAACTATAGGTTGCGAAAGATGATTGATTGAAGAAATTATTGATGGGTTTATCATCTTGTGTAGTAAGAACATACTCTTGTCGTCCATTGGTTCCTGAGTTATTTATCCCCATCCAGTGATCACATGAGGATGGATGTCCTGTACTACATCCTTCACACTTTTCACAATAACCATAGGATAAGATAACATGATCTCCAGGTTTGACACTTTTAACAGAAGGCCCAACACGTTCAACAATTCCTGATCCTTCGTGCCCTAAAACATTTGGAAAACTGATTGAGTTCCCATTGCGCTCACCATAATCAGATCGACAAATTCCTGCTGCTACAACCTTAACAAGAACATCACTTTCTTTAGGTTCTTGAAGGTTCACATCCATAATCGTATAGTCCATTCCCTTTTCTAAAACAACGGCTGCTTTTATTTTCATCTTGAGCATCCTCCTTTACTTTAAGTATATCGGCAAGCCCCTTTAGCGTGATAGTAAAAAACGGAACTCAAATTAGCTCTAGTAATAATGTTTAGTGCATTTAAACCACAAAAAAAGAGACAAAATGGATGTCATAGCCCATCACAAATTGAATCTTTGTATATTTCAAATGCTCGAAAATCATGTATATTTCTTCTTGATTTGTCACCTAGACATAAAAAAACACTCACGCTTTTATACTTGCATTCGTGTTTAGTTTCAGTCATGTGTGATGACTAACCGCGTTTAACTCAAGGCTTCCTACTATTCAATGGATATTAAGATACCTTGATCAA
This DNA window, taken from Erysipelothrix larvae, encodes the following:
- a CDS encoding type I restriction-modification system subunit M, producing MSNNTTSVTAKLWSMANKLRGTMDASEYKNYILPFMFYRYLSENQDNYLKQNALEDYYSVTDVEELEDYLVEVSKGIGYVIEPQYIWEQIVSRIDNHKIKASDFQDMFESFSKNAKRNEIAEIDFANVFSDVNLGDSRLGTSTNERAKALNDIVLMINEFNFKDSSGKDILGDVYEYLIGQFAANAGKKGGEFYTPHEVSQVLAKLVTLNATEDHGQFRVYDPTMGSGSLLLTVQKELPYGERVGSVEFYGQEINTTTYNLARMNLMMHGVQYMNMKLRRADTLSEDWPFDKNNGIQLPLTFDAVVANPPYSQQWDIKGTDREKDARFKEFGVAPGSKADYAFVLHGLYHLSSKGTMAIVLPHGVLFRGASEGRIRQNIISNNLLDAVIGLPANLFYGTSIPTCVLVFKGRGARKTTDVMFIDASNEFEKGKNQNKLSLANINKIVQAYSNRVDIDKYAHVATLEEIQSNDYNLNIPRYVDTFEEEEVIPLSQVAQELVQARKKVQESSMNLFSILQELEGTTDEAKEELNKLMNLLSIE
- a CDS encoding restriction endonuclease subunit S, which gives rise to MIENRRVDEYVKLTPGINQSRREKYGLNECDEFYDQSSFESDFENMTKSLFNNNEQIYDPAIFVNEGDILISNSMQLATVVSSNNAGKVLSLNFIKVEFDDTLLDKGYFIYIFNAFKGFQRQKERESQGSGSVLRLTLTSISRMIIPYPPFDKQRRIGESYLEMLNIQKHLRKYTTLIEQLTLTIMEDNLND
- a CDS encoding type I restriction endonuclease subunit R, producing the protein MINKGIKNQSEVQFENEVIEYLTQIGGVKQWEYMPSIKSTEHLWLNFKHILEQNNQGRINGSLSESEFNQVKKIINAIDTPYKAGQFLYGVNGVSEIEVDLDDGRHVFLTVFDQAQVGGGSTVYQVVNQIERKRIVDGKMNRRFDVTMLINGLPIIQIELKKALHSATESLNQMKQYIAERQFSDIFSTVQILVAMTPHDIRYMANTTLDGFNRAFAFNWQTEEDAKPVRSWREFSDNVLSIPMAHDLATRYMVLDGTKNKEGIKVMRPYQVYATRQVIEKVKGFNFSYDEGQLGYIWHTTGSGKTITSFKTAWLASKMPNVDKVVFLVDRIALTNQTVDAYQAYDPIAGFEGKSGVVADTANVSDLHNKLTKKSDKNIIVTSIQKMSRYVMREHFKPLNKRILFIVDEAHRSTGDGSDNEGMLKNIRSKIPNAAWVGYTGTPRFPETREIFGDLLHAYTIKEAIADRNVLGFNVEFKETIEAPLNPSADDIDDTIKGSVYDISPDHVDLVVKDIFDNWRKRSNDRKYNALLTVHVGGNRPSTPRAMEYFDRIVEENKIRPESERLKIGISFSVDTSNSVHQLKTNTNLHRAINYYNNTFGTVFDMTSVKAYTEDLSRRLNKTSDDGKYLDLAIVIDQLLTGFDAPELNTLYIDRTLKGRNLIQAYSRTNRVHNSIDKPWGNVVNYRWPVQNEYEMNKAFAVYSNRASADEQQSLSELKSKNTEDNIISRPFSEVQSELKAVVNKLAELTNDFNKLPPSERAQDEVFDALNDYNRLLSQLKQYSEDDNKVPVSAYDNPEEFYNRIGITEDQEVILTTVLANELVERRSKREDIDISQINLSMVHIHDVTINYDYLIELIAKMADEVNANDMSQAAETQKEILIEIAKSDNDSVKSKFKQFVSKIFSKEFVFDKYPAPRSVDKMEKEIDRMYRDGNILLITNFIRQWGLDNSVKPKELDNLIKKHRFGQEDMNKQGELTAIMNDAKDVYSSIAEADVASLSWVKYRIELRKAFYEMADEIKKNE
- a CDS encoding helix-turn-helix domain-containing protein, with protein sequence MALNDIFSMQPYLVTSMHYFYLSKSCWNHNQENMKVYYEEFSNHEQDVIIDILPDGFSTICFEIGPHRCTAIYFGKTPKQKTVYYQKGYTYFTVKIPPNYILPDTIDPIKTYQNKVTRLTKFTHAFDEFNYDNLYALSFQDKITYFQTYTASHLDLMVDPLIDYVVTRSIENQETVFIDTIAQELEISSRYIRKVFSEKVGISPKRTIQSIRFQNVLSGLIDDKKGITETSLDAAFFDHPHLNKFFKEHANRSPSDVQLFLSQKRTQRHNKNESR
- a CDS encoding restriction endonuclease subunit S, which produces MESFESNNKIPKVRFKGFTDDWEQGKLEELASFTKGNGYSKADLVDEGFPIILYGRLYTKYETVIDTVDTFIADNNNSTLSLGNEVIVPASGESAEDIARASYVLKKGITLGGDLNVIRPNSILNPIFLALSISNGSQKKEMMRRAQGKSVVHLHNSDLKEIQLMYPGIIEQTQIGKFFHSLDYLITLHQRELSAVSNFKKTMLSKMFPKEGMKQPEVRFDGFTDDWEQCKLSDLAEVSIGEFVIKSKQNPDSPYPVYNGGISYTGFYEDYNNESDKIVISARGANAGYVNLVRKRYWAGNSCYSVEIMKKCEIDLDYLYQFTKHKQHLFTDYQQSANIPSVSKKDVEVFNISTTSFAEQQQIGSFFKQLDDLITLHQRELEQLQIVKKTLLKLMFV